One genomic region from Anticarsia gemmatalis isolate Benzon Research Colony breed Stoneville strain chromosome 7, ilAntGemm2 primary, whole genome shotgun sequence encodes:
- the LOC142973967 gene encoding uncharacterized protein LOC142973967 isoform X3 — MIRILLCVALFCLCSIKLGKSSKICASPKAPLTICQIIFKGESISSCGEENSDVIEELFGNSFPPYDNDAILSTIGANSTSAGILSSLYKYTNDLAIKPNLNADLRAEPIQPLCSDQFSAFPGVDIDISCLLGSFEEPEIPEIKNDPVFDALSIIFDTLDAYFGYTFANHLMNFFIYTFACLVIYFCINVFDTAIVRGIARSYT, encoded by the exons ATGATAAGGATTTTGTTATGTGTTGCGCTTTTCTGTCTTTGTAGCATCAAATTAGGCAAATCAT CCAAAATATGCGCGTCGCCAAAAGCACCGTTAACGATATGtcaaattatattcaaaggTGAGAGCATCTCGTCTTGTGGGGAAGAAAATTCTGA TGTAATTGAAGAGCTCTTTGGAAATAGCTTCCCACCTTACGACAACGATGCCATACTGTCTACTATCGGTGCTAATTCT ACTTCGGCAGGTATACTCAGTTCATTATACAAGTACACCAATGATCTGGCAATCAAAC CAAATCTGAACGCAGATCTTCGGGCAGAACCAATCCAACCTTTATGCAGCGACCAGTTTTCTGCTTTTCCCGGCGTCGATATTGATATCAGCTGTCTACTGGGATCTTTTGAAGAACCCGAAATACCTGAAATAAA AAACGATCCTGTGTTCGACGCTTTGAGTATTATTTTCGACACCCTCGACGCCTACTTTGGATATACCTTCGCTAACCACTTAatgaacttttttatttacacatttgcctgtttagttatttatttttgtattaatgtttttgaTACAGCTATTGTTAGAGGAATTGCGCGTAGTTATACTTAG
- the LOC142973967 gene encoding uncharacterized protein LOC142973967 isoform X2 produces MIRILLCVALFCLCSIKLGKSSKICASPKAPLTICQIIFKGESISSCGEENSDSVIEELFGNSFPPYDNDAILSTIGANSTSAGILSSLYKYTNDLAIKPNLNADLRAEPIQPLCSDQFSAFPGVDIDISCLLGSFEEPEIPEIKNDPVFDALSIIFDTLDAYFGYTFANHLMNFFIYTFACLVIYFCINVFDTAIVRGIARSYT; encoded by the exons ATGATAAGGATTTTGTTATGTGTTGCGCTTTTCTGTCTTTGTAGCATCAAATTAGGCAAATCAT CCAAAATATGCGCGTCGCCAAAAGCACCGTTAACGATATGtcaaattatattcaaaggTGAGAGCATCTCGTCTTGTGGGGAAGAAAATTCTGA CAGTGTAATTGAAGAGCTCTTTGGAAATAGCTTCCCACCTTACGACAACGATGCCATACTGTCTACTATCGGTGCTAATTCT ACTTCGGCAGGTATACTCAGTTCATTATACAAGTACACCAATGATCTGGCAATCAAAC CAAATCTGAACGCAGATCTTCGGGCAGAACCAATCCAACCTTTATGCAGCGACCAGTTTTCTGCTTTTCCCGGCGTCGATATTGATATCAGCTGTCTACTGGGATCTTTTGAAGAACCCGAAATACCTGAAATAAA AAACGATCCTGTGTTCGACGCTTTGAGTATTATTTTCGACACCCTCGACGCCTACTTTGGATATACCTTCGCTAACCACTTAatgaacttttttatttacacatttgcctgtttagttatttatttttgtattaatgtttttgaTACAGCTATTGTTAGAGGAATTGCGCGTAGTTATACTTAG
- the LOC142973967 gene encoding uncharacterized protein LOC142973967 isoform X1 has product MIRILLCVALFCLCSIKLGKSSKICASPKAPLTICQIIFKGESISSCGEENSDSSSVIEELFGNSFPPYDNDAILSTIGANSTSAGILSSLYKYTNDLAIKPNLNADLRAEPIQPLCSDQFSAFPGVDIDISCLLGSFEEPEIPEIKNDPVFDALSIIFDTLDAYFGYTFANHLMNFFIYTFACLVIYFCINVFDTAIVRGIARSYT; this is encoded by the exons ATGATAAGGATTTTGTTATGTGTTGCGCTTTTCTGTCTTTGTAGCATCAAATTAGGCAAATCAT CCAAAATATGCGCGTCGCCAAAAGCACCGTTAACGATATGtcaaattatattcaaaggTGAGAGCATCTCGTCTTGTGGGGAAGAAAATTCTGA TTCCAGCAGTGTAATTGAAGAGCTCTTTGGAAATAGCTTCCCACCTTACGACAACGATGCCATACTGTCTACTATCGGTGCTAATTCT ACTTCGGCAGGTATACTCAGTTCATTATACAAGTACACCAATGATCTGGCAATCAAAC CAAATCTGAACGCAGATCTTCGGGCAGAACCAATCCAACCTTTATGCAGCGACCAGTTTTCTGCTTTTCCCGGCGTCGATATTGATATCAGCTGTCTACTGGGATCTTTTGAAGAACCCGAAATACCTGAAATAAA AAACGATCCTGTGTTCGACGCTTTGAGTATTATTTTCGACACCCTCGACGCCTACTTTGGATATACCTTCGCTAACCACTTAatgaacttttttatttacacatttgcctgtttagttatttatttttgtattaatgtttttgaTACAGCTATTGTTAGAGGAATTGCGCGTAGTTATACTTAG